A region from the Cydia amplana chromosome 7, ilCydAmpl1.1, whole genome shotgun sequence genome encodes:
- the LOC134649897 gene encoding ras suppressor protein 1, producing the protein MSHHPPVSCIPNTTKMSKAKKVIEEAREINNPEIDLVDKGISNLEEIPGLFTLANITRLSLSHNKISTVPAALANLMNLEILNLANNQIEELPVSLSSLPKLRILNVSLNRLYTLPRGFGAFPVLEILDLTYNNLNEKTLPGNFYMMESLRALYLGDNDFELLPAEIGNLKNLQILSMRENDLIEVPRELGQLTRLRELHLQGNRLVVLPPEIGSMDLASNKSVLRLEGNFWVPPIEDQLKLGPSHVLDYLKSETYRVLYSRHVSARPPPPPQTLDKSKKASRARS; encoded by the exons ATGAGTCACCATCCTCCAGTTTCCTGTATTCCAAACACTACGAAGATGTCGAAAGCTAAGAAAGTCATTGAAGAAGCTCGGGAGATAAACAATCCCGAGATAGATTTAGTGGATAAGGGGATTTCGAACCTAGAGGAGATACCTGGGTTGT tCACACTTGCCAACATCACTCGTCTATCCCTAAGCCACAACAAGATTTCAACCGTCCCGGCCGCTCTCGCCAACTTGATGAACTTGGAGATCCTGAACCTCGCCAACAACCAGATCGAGGAATTGCCCGTCAGCCTATCTTCATTACCCAAGCTCCGGATCCTCAATGTATCGCTTAACAGGCTGTATACACTCCCGAGAGGCTTTGGAGCGTTTCCAGTGCTGGAGATATTGGATCTTACGTACAATAACTTGAATGAGAAGACATTGCCGGGGAATTTCTACATGATGGAGAGCCTTAGGGCTCTGTATTTGGGTGATAATGACTTTGAGCTACTTCCGGCTGAAATTGGGAACCTTAAGAATCTACAGATT CTATCAATGCGAGAAAACGACTTGATTGAGGTGCCTCGCGAGTTGGGACAGCTGACGCGCCTACGTGAGTTGCATCTACAAGGCAACCGCCTTGTCGTACTGCCGCCCGAAATAG GAAGCATGGACCTAGCCAGCAACAAGTCCGTACTCCGCCTAGAGGGAAACTTCTGGGTGCCACCAATCGAGGACCAGCTCAAGTTAGGTCCCAGCCACGTCCTAGACTACCTGAAGTCTGAGACCTACCGTGTATTATACTCCAGGCACGTGTCGgctcgcccgccgccgccgcctcagACGCTGGATAAGAGCAAGAAGGCTAGTCGTGCTAGGTCTTAA
- the LOC134649790 gene encoding uncharacterized protein LOC134649790: MFKGKVYQMTSLPFGLATAPKVFASLSNWVTQKLRERGLRVIVYLDDFLLAHQDKQTLSVQAIEAVHLLETLGWQINYAKSILTPQKSLEFLGITWDPWHGIKSLPDAKCTALKEKILQVLCRQSVRLKEIQSLIGRINFASFVVPRGRLNHRELIQFSLSLPANNFSRRYWVPKQSLKELKWWLRHHNWPSALHKPPIEHFLATDASGLAWGARLDKWQLSGRWSPQETLLHSNQKEMLAVLHVLRERGPYLKDSSVMLQCDNKTTIAYLRKEGGTKSSSLMGITRKVFKLLDQYHIHLTAHHIPGRFNGEADHISRLRTDPEWHLLPEVTQVIFQKWGVPLVDLMASKSAHVVPQYVSLDMLDQKALFHDAFSRNWDFPLAWVFPPPFLIPKVLSHLNSAKGTYLIVAPKWEKVFWKPDIRNRSLSPPFTIHRLHRVLVDTLTGLPPKKVHEMTLQVWRCGGGLVN; encoded by the coding sequence ATGTTCAAGGGCAAAGTATATCAGATGACGTCATTACCATTCGGCTTGGCCACGGCACCGAAGGTATTCGCCAGCCTGTCGAATTGGGTCACCCAAAAATTAAGGGAAAGAGGTCTCAGGGTAATAGTATACCTAGACGATTTTTTGTTAGCCCACCAAGACAAGCAGACGTTATCGGTACAAGCAATCGAGGCTGTACACCTCCTAGAAACCTTAGGATGGCAGATCAATTATGCGAAGTCCATACTGACGCCACAAAAAAGTCTGGAATTTTTAGGGATCACATGGGACCCGTGGCACGGGATAAAAAGCCTCCCAGATGCGAAATGCACGGCATTGAAAGAGAAAATACTTCAAGTTCTATGTCGACAGTCTGTTCGACTAAAAGAAATTCAAAGCCTCATAGGTCGCATAAACTTCGCAAGTTTTGTAGTACCACGTGGTCGCTTGAACCATCGCGAGCTAATCCAATTCTCCTTGAGCTTGCCGGCCAACAATTTCTCTCGCCGCTATTGGGTCCCCAAGCAGAGTCTAAAAGAGTTAAAGTGGTGGCTGAGACATCACAACTGGCCGTCTGCCCTCCACAAGCCGCCAATCGAACACTTCCTGGCGACCGATGCATCAGGCTTGGCGTGGGGAGCGCGGCTAGACAAATGGCAACTATCGGGCAGATGGTCACCGCAAGAGACTCTCCTACACTCCAACCAAAAGGAAATGCTCGCTGTGCTCCACGTCTTGCGAGAACGCGGTCCTTACCTAAAGGATTCGTCTGTGATGTTACAATGCGACAACAAGACGACAATAGCGTACTTGAGGAAGGAAGGCGGGACGAAGTCCAGCAGCTTGATGGGCATAACCAGGAAAGTGTTCAAACTGTTGGACCAGTACCACATTCACCTGACGGCTCACCACATACCAGGGAGATTCAATGGGGAAGCGGACCATATATCTCGACTCAGGACCGATCCAGAATGGCACCTTCTTCCCGAGGTAACCCAAGTCATATTTCAAAAATGGGGAGTGCCCCTTGTCGATCTGATGGCATCGAAATCAGCTCATGTGGTACCCCAGTATGTCAGTCTGGACATGTTGGATCAGAAGGCACTCTTTCACGATGCCTTCAGCAGAAATTGGGACTTCCCTCTAGCATGGGTCTTTCCTCCGCCGTTCCTAATTCCGAAAGTACTTTCTCACCTGAATTCTGCCAAAGGGACCTATCTGATTGTAGCTCCCAAATGGGAGAAAGTATTTTGGAAACCAGACATACGGAACAGATCCCTGAGCCCTCCTTTCACAATACACCGCCTGCACCGGGTCCTAGTAGATACGCTTACGGGTCTACCTCCCAAGAAAGTCCACGAAATGACTCTTCAAGTCTGGAGATGTGGGGGTGGACTTGTAAATTAA
- the LOC134649666 gene encoding sphingosine-1-phosphate lyase, with the protein MSERPQPLKAINRLFEGREPWQIVTMTASSVLAIVWAHSLYNAQESVTSRLRKEFFRWLRTVPFVRRKIDEKMAEINRDFRADVTKRLAGMTIRRQLPEKGLTAEEVAEEVRDHLTLGAYDWKSGTVSGAVYHLSQEIAKVATDAYSLTAYTNPLHADVFPGINKMEAEVVRMAANLFHGDDECCGTVTTGGTESIIMACKAFRDLAYSKGITNPQIVVPSTAHSAFDKAAQYLGLGVVTVKVDQKTMTVNVEDVRKAIGRRTCMIVGSAPNFPYGTMDDINALSDLALERELPLHVDACLGGFVAAFMPDAGHPVPVFDFRLPGVASMSADTHKYGFAPKGTSVVLYRKPEYRHCQYTVTTEWPGGVYGSPTVNGSRAGGLIAACWATMMFVGRVRYVTMTDEILRVTKYIEAELRTVEGIFIFGKPATTVIAFGSDKFDIFKMAELLHKKGWSLNALQFPSGIHICVTHAHTQAGVAERFVSDVRETANTCLQTSTGPVEGKMAIYGVAQEISDRSLVSDITKYFIDSMYYLPKPEDKL; encoded by the exons ATGAGCGAGCGACCGCAGCCACTGAAGGCCATAAACAGGCTGTTTGAGGGCCGGGAGCCATGGCAGATTGTCACCATGACAGCCTCCTCGGTGCTCGCTATAGTGTGGGCACACAGTCTCTACAACGCACAAGAAT CGGTCACAAGCAGACTTCGCAAGGAGTTTTTCAGATGGCTGCGCACAGTGCCGTTCGTGCGGCGCAAGATAGACGAGAAGATGGCAGAGATCAACAGGGACTTTCGCGCCGACGTTACCAAGAGGCtggcag GGATGACCATCAGAAGACAACTGCCAGAGAAAGGCCTAACTGCAGAGGAGGTGGCAGAAGAAGTCAGGGACCATCTAACACTGG gTGCTTATGACTGGAAGAGTGGTACAGTCTCTGGTGCTGTATACCACTTAAGTCAAGAAATTGCCAAG gtGGCAACCGACGCGTACTCCCTAACAGCATACACCAACCCTCTTCACGCCGACGTGTTCCCCGGCATCAACAAGATGGAAGCGGAGGTCGTGCGCATGGCCGCCAACTTGTTCCACGGGGACGATGAATGCTGCGGTACC gTAACCACAGGCGGCACAGAATCCATAATAATGGCCTGCAAAGCTTTCCGCGACCTCGCCTATAGTAAAGGCATAACCAACCCTCAAATAGTCGTCCCTTCCACGGCACACTCTGCGTTCGACAAGGCCGCCCAGTACCTGGGCCTGGGCGTGGTGACGGTTAAAGTCGACCAGAAGACTATGACGGTCAATGTGGAGGATGTTAGGAAGGCGATTGGACGACGGACTTGTATG ATAGTAGGCTCAGCGCCCAACTTCCCCTACGGCACTATGGACGACATAAACGCCCTCTCCGACCTGGCTCTGGAGCGCGAGCTCCCGCTCCACGTGGACGCGTGCCTGGGGGGCTTCGTGGCCGCCTTCATGCCGGACGCCGGACATCCGGTGCCCGTGTTCGACTTCCGGCTGCCGGGGGTCGCTAGCATGTCCGCTGACACGCACAAA TACGGGTTCGCGCCGAAAGGAACCTCAGTGGTGTTATACCGTAAACCTGAATACAGGCATTGCCAATACACCGTCACCACAGAATGGCCGGGAGGAGTCTATGGCTCGCCTACTGTCAACG GCAGTAGAGCAGGAGGGCTGATCGCAGCGTGCTGGGCCACCATGATGTTCGTGGGCCGCGTCCGATACGTCACAATGACGGACGAGATCCTGCGAGTCACTAAATACATCGAGGCTGA ATTACGCACAGTAGAAGGCATATTCATCTTCGGCAAGCCCGCGACAACGGTGATCGCGTTCGGTTCCGACAAGTTCGACATTTTCAAGATGGCGGAGCTGCTGCACAAAAAGGGGTGGAGTCTCAACGCCCTGCAGTTTCCTTCCGG GATCCACATTTGCGTGACGCACGCGCACACGCAGGCCGGGGTGGCGGAGCGTTTCGTAAGCGACGTGCGAGAGACCGCGAACACTTGTCTTCAGACCTCAACCGGCCCCGTCGAAGGAAAG ATGGCGATCTACGGCGTGGCGCAGGAAATATCCGATCGCAGCCTCGTCTCCGATATTACAAAGTACTTCATCGACTCCATGTACTATCTACCCAAGCCGGAGGACAAACTGTAA